The sequence GACCTCTCGCGTGCGTATGACGTCGTCACGCAGGGGGCGGCGATCATGTCCGACGACCTGTACCACTCCGGGAGCTACGGCCCGGGTGAAGGGCTCTGGAACCGCGGCATCATCCGCCCCGAGGACATCAACGGGCACTGGGGCGGGATGCACCGCTCCCGCTGGGTGGCGGAGCAGGGGATCGTGCGCATGAAGGAGGTGCTGGGGACGGGGTACGACACTTCCCCGCTCGCCGCGCGCGCCAACATCTACGCCGGGCTCTCCAATCGCTTGTTAGGCGAACTGACGTGCAACTCGGTCATCGACGGCGGACCGTCGGGTGACCACAAGGTGCACTTCCAGCGCGCCGAGGCGCAGTTCACCGAGGCCATCCGCATTGCCAACTCGCTCACCGGCGCCATCAAGGACTCGCTCCTGCGCGTGGCCTCGGGCGGTCGCGCCTCGGTGCGCGCCTGGCAGAACAACTGGACGGCAGCGGTGACCGATGCCTCGGTCGTCCCCACGGCCTACGTCTTCGTGGCGCCGTTCTCCACCAATACCACGGCCGAGAACAACGATCTGGCGTTCGAGACGATCACGCGTTCGGAGTTCACCGTCTTCAACACGCAGTGGGCCACGGTGCGTGACCCGCGCGTGCCGTGGGACACGGTGCGTACGACCAGCGGCGCGCTGGCGGTGGGTCAGGATGGGCGCACGACCTTCTTCCGCCAGCGCAAGTACGCCACACTGGCCGCCGACATCCCGATCGTGAAGGGGACCGAGATGCTGCTGCTGCGTGCCGAAGCGGCGTTGCGCAACAACGACGTGGCCGGGGCGGTGACGCTCATCAACCAGGTACGCGCCTTCCACAACACCACGTCGGCGCCGCTGCCGGCGCTCACCGGGATCACGACGGCGGCCCAGGCGTGGCCGGTGCTGCAGAAGGAGCGTGGCGCGACGTTGTGGCTCGAGGGGCGCCGCCTGTGGGACCTGCGCCGGTGGAACGCCGAGACGGGGCCGGCCAAGAACAGCTACCTCGACACGCGCGACAAGTGCATCCCGATCTCGCTCAACGAGACGCAGTCCAACCCCAACCTGCGCGGCACCTGATCGCGCGCAGGGAGGGCCACGCGCCGGACGATCGGCGCGTGGCCGCCCGGCCCGATCGTGACGTGCATGCCGGACATTGACGTGACGGTGATGGACCAGGAGCGTGGCGGAGATGACCACCGGGACGGCGCGGCCACAGGGCGCCGTCCACGGTCGCGTTCGCTCCGCACGGGGGGGGCACTGCTGGCCGCGTTGCACCTGCTCACGGCGTGCTACACGTACGTCCCGCCCACGACGACGCTCGCGCCCGGTGTGGCGATTGCACTCGACCTGACCGATGAGGGGCGCAGAACGCACACCGCCGCGTTAGGCCCCGGCATCCTGCGCGTGACGGGGATGCTCAAGGGCATGGAGGGCGACCGCTACGTGCTCGACGTCGCCTCGGTCACCCCCATCCGGGGGCAGGAGCTCCCGGTGAGTGGGGTGCGGGTGACGCTGGGGACGCGTGACGTGACGGACGTGCGAGTGCGCACGCTCTCGAAGAAGCGCACCGCATGGGTGGTGGGAAGCGCCCTCGCGGTGGTGGTCACCTTCATCGTGACCAAGGGATTCAGGGCGGGATCGACGCCCCCCGCCGACCCCGGTGGAGGCGGAGGGGCGGACCAGTACCGCGGGTCGGGGGGCGAATGATGCGTCGAGGGGCGACGCTCGCGAGGCAGGCGGTGCTGGCGATGCTCGCGGGGCTCACGGCGTGCGGCGGTGGGGATTCGCCGGAGAGCACCGGTCCCTCGGCCCAAGCCAGATTGCAACTGACGGTGACCGGGCTGGTCGCGCTCGATCCGGTGTCACAGGGGCGCTATGAGGCGTGGAGCCTCGACGCGGCCGGCGGCGCCACCCCCCTCGGCACGCTCGCCGTGAGCGGGACGAGCGGGACGCTCGACGTCGCCCTGCCGACGAACGAACCGGCGTCGATCGTGGTGACCGTGCAGACGCTCAAGGACCCGGCGGGATCGCCCTCCGCACATCGCCTGATGAAGGGCGAGTGGAAGGGGGGGCGCGCGACGCTGTCGGTGGAGAACGCGCTGACGCTGGGCAACCTCCCGCTCAAGCAGGTCCCGGGGCAGTTCACCATGTTCAGCCCCAGCGACAACTTCATGAATGGCTATCCGTCGTTTGAGGAGTGTGGCGTGTGGCTGTTCAACATGGCCCCCCGGCAGACGCCGCAGAACGACCAGTGGGTGCGCCTGTCGCCGCTCACGCCGGGATGGATCTACGAAGGGTGGATGGTGCGCGACCATGGAAAGCCCGACGCCATCTGGCTTTCGTATGGCAAGTTCGTCCCTGACGCGTCGGGGGCGATCACGACACGCGACGACACCGGGTGGGGCCCCTTCTCCGGGGTCGAGGACTTCCAGACGGCGGGGGAGGAGGAGTTTCCCGGCGACGACTGGTTCTCCAACCCGTTAGGCTTCCCGTTCCCTTCCGTCCTGCGCCTCCCGCTCGACCTGCGCGAGAAGGACGCCACGGGCGGCTCGCGCTGGACCCACGTGATCACGGTCGAACCCATCGCCGACCAGGGCGAGCCGATCGGGAGCGAGCGCGCCCTTCGCGATCCGGCCGTACCGCGACGACTTTGGTGATACGGCCCCGGCACGCCGCGGACGATCACCTTCCGACCCGAGGGCGTCCCGCAGCGACGCGGTGCGTCGATGAAACGGCGACGCGCTGGGGTCACCGGAACGCCGCGGCATGCGCCGCGCGTCCGGTGCGCGGTGCCGGCGACGATCGCCACCTTGCTCCTGACGGTCTCCGGTTGTGCGGAACCGCACGTCACGCTGGCGCCACCTGTGGAGGCGGAGGCCGCCAACTGGCCGACCCTCGTCCTCCCGCGCGCCGGCGCACTCCGGCCTGCCGCGCCGCCTGCCGAGGGTTCGACGCAGGCGGCTCGGGAACTCGATGAGATCGTCGCGCTGCAACGCAGCGTGACGGCGGTGAGCGATTCGGTCCTTCGCCTGCATGAGGGTGACCCGACGAGCCTGTGGACCCGCACCGCGGTCGACCTCTTGGGCGTCTACTGGACCATCCTCCCCGACGTGCGCATCGCCACCCCGGCGCGCTCGGCGCGGCTGATGGCGCTGCTGCATGCCGCGACGTACGACGCGGTGCTCGCGACGTGGGATGCCAAGTGGGCCTATCGGCGGCGTTCCCCAGCCGAGGCCAGTGATCGTGTGCGGTTGCGCGTGTCGGATGGGGGTGTCCCCAGTTATCCGAGCGAGCACGCCGCGGTGGCGGCCGCGGCGCGCGCCGTGCTGGCCGCGAACGCCCTCCCTGGTGACACGGCGCGGCTGCGGGCGCTGATGCGCGAGGCGGGTGAGGCGCGCATCGCCGCCGGTGCGGCCTATCGCAGCGACGTGGAGGCGGGCTACGCGTTAGGCGAGGCGGTGGCGCGCCGCGTGTTGCAACGTGCCGCGTCCGACGGCGCCGACCGGGTGTGGGATGGCGTGATGCCCACCGGGGCGTACGTCTGGCAGCCGACGCCGGCGCGGCGCGTGAAGGTCCCGTTCGACGCCCTTGCCGGGACGTGGCAGACCTGGGTGATCCCGTCGGGGAGCGCCTATCGCCCGTCGCCGTATCCGCCCCCCGGGAGCGCGGGGTGGCAGGCGTCGCTCGACGAGCTGCGCCGGCTTGCGGCTGGCGGGAGGACGGTGGCCCAGATGGATCGCGCCCGTTTCTGGGCCACCGAGGCGCCGACGGCGCGATGGGACCTCTTTGTGGAGGAGGAGTTGGCCCGGCGCCGCTGGAGCCTCCCGCGCGCGGCGCGTGCGCGCGTGTGGGTGAGCATCGCGATGTACGACGCTTTCGTCGCCTGCTGGGACGCCAAGTTCCACTACTGGCTCGCCCGTCCCATC comes from Gemmatimonadota bacterium and encodes:
- a CDS encoding RagB/SusD family nutrient uptake outer membrane protein; its protein translation is MQWNRIVRRASATVAITTLATTAGCNFFDVSNPGPIADDNLNVPTAMTGLVTGMAFDLSRAYDVVTQGAAIMSDDLYHSGSYGPGEGLWNRGIIRPEDINGHWGGMHRSRWVAEQGIVRMKEVLGTGYDTSPLAARANIYAGLSNRLLGELTCNSVIDGGPSGDHKVHFQRAEAQFTEAIRIANSLTGAIKDSLLRVASGGRASVRAWQNNWTAAVTDASVVPTAYVFVAPFSTNTTAENNDLAFETITRSEFTVFNTQWATVRDPRVPWDTVRTTSGALAVGQDGRTTFFRQRKYATLAADIPIVKGTEMLLLRAEAALRNNDVAGAVTLINQVRAFHNTTSAPLPALTGITTAAQAWPVLQKERGATLWLEGRRLWDLRRWNAETGPAKNSYLDTRDKCIPISLNETQSNPNLRGT
- a CDS encoding phosphatase PAP2 family protein — encoded protein: MKRRRAGVTGTPRHAPRVRCAVPATIATLLLTVSGCAEPHVTLAPPVEAEAANWPTLVLPRAGALRPAAPPAEGSTQAARELDEIVALQRSVTAVSDSVLRLHEGDPTSLWTRTAVDLLGVYWTILPDVRIATPARSARLMALLHAATYDAVLATWDAKWAYRRRSPAEASDRVRLRVSDGGVPSYPSEHAAVAAAARAVLAANALPGDTARLRALMREAGEARIAAGAAYRSDVEAGYALGEAVARRVLQRAASDGADRVWDGVMPTGAYVWQPTPARRVKVPFDALAGTWQTWVIPSGSAYRPSPYPPPGSAGWQASLDELRRLAAGGRTVAQMDRARFWATEAPTARWDLFVEEELARRRWSLPRAARARVWVSIAMYDAFVACWDAKFHYWLARPITVDPTMNTIFSTPPFPSYPSGHSTISTSAAQVMTALFPDKAKLWDDYAVEASNSRVWAGVHYRFDIEAGDTLGTKVGKAVVARMNADGVR